One segment of Pseudomonas sp. FP2196 DNA contains the following:
- a CDS encoding hemerythrin domain-containing protein, translating into MNIFEALRESHDRQRTYAKALIETSGDTPERVEAYKQLKAELQAHETAEERHFYIPLMEFDNGVDLSRHAISEHHEMDEMMEELDETEMSSPAWLATAKKLSDKVHHHLKEEEQKFFQMAGKLLNEKQKEQLAGQYEKEFQAQLP; encoded by the coding sequence ATGAATATTTTCGAAGCCCTTCGCGAAAGCCATGACCGCCAGCGCACCTACGCCAAAGCCTTGATCGAGACCAGTGGCGATACGCCGGAGCGCGTCGAGGCCTACAAACAGCTCAAGGCCGAACTGCAAGCCCACGAAACCGCCGAAGAACGCCACTTCTACATTCCGCTGATGGAGTTCGACAATGGTGTCGATCTCAGCCGTCATGCCATTTCCGAACACCACGAGATGGACGAGATGATGGAGGAGCTGGATGAGACCGAGATGTCGAGCCCCGCGTGGCTGGCCACTGCGAAAAAGCTCTCGGACAAGGTCCATCACCACCTCAAGGAAGAGGAGCAGAAATTCTTCCAGATGGCCGGCAAGTTACTCAACGAAAAACAGAAAGAACAGCTCGCCGGACAGTACGAAAAGGAGTTTCAGGCGCAGTTACCGTGA
- a CDS encoding N-acetyltransferase, with amino-acid sequence MNLRIELSQNPNEEQRNAILAPLRAHNVAKAGPSTLEPLALLVRDEHDAILGGLYGHTFYRWLFIELLAVPEQGRGQGIGSKLMQMAEEFAREKDCVGIWLDTFSFQAPEFYRKVGYSECGEIVDYPLGHKRHFFQKRLMD; translated from the coding sequence ATGAACTTGCGTATCGAGTTGTCGCAGAACCCCAACGAAGAACAACGCAACGCCATTCTGGCGCCACTGCGTGCCCACAACGTCGCGAAAGCAGGTCCCTCGACATTGGAGCCGCTTGCCCTTTTGGTTCGCGACGAGCACGACGCGATCCTCGGCGGCCTTTATGGCCACACGTTCTATCGATGGCTGTTCATTGAACTGTTGGCAGTGCCGGAACAGGGGCGCGGTCAGGGCATCGGCTCGAAATTGATGCAGATGGCCGAAGAGTTTGCGCGGGAGAAAGATTGCGTCGGCATTTGGCTCGACACCTTCTCATTTCAGGCGCCTGAGTTTTACCGGAAGGTCGGTTATAGCGAGTGTGGCGAGATTGTGGATTATCCGCTGGGGCACAAGCGGCACTTTTTCCAGAAACGCTTGATGGATTGA
- a CDS encoding DUF6388 family protein codes for MAPTDQRHEHALKLFLDERPELRESLDHLNPLLAQAKGETQAQYREERLHEAFEEEAESLGLFAWELTLKLTADTPEEYQAQRLEVHREVAEMAGMEWLEYCDLYGIEP; via the coding sequence ATGGCGCCTACCGATCAGCGACATGAACACGCTCTGAAACTGTTTCTCGATGAACGCCCCGAATTGCGCGAAAGCCTCGATCATCTCAATCCGCTTTTGGCTCAGGCCAAAGGTGAAACCCAGGCGCAATATCGCGAAGAACGCCTGCACGAAGCCTTTGAAGAGGAAGCAGAAAGCCTCGGGTTGTTCGCTTGGGAACTGACTTTGAAATTGACAGCCGATACACCTGAGGAATATCAGGCCCAGCGTCTGGAGGTACACCGCGAAGTGGCGGAAATGGCCGGCATGGAGTGGCTGGAGTATTGCGACTTGTATGGAATAGAACCGTAA
- a CDS encoding YoaK family protein, with translation MLPSASTHRASPGHLHTQKWRGRVGLALVASLSVLAGMTDAIGFMASGDFVSFMSGNTTRLAVAISDGDLGLTGRLVILIATFIVGNALGVLVARLGGRRALPLLLCIATLLCAAAAWPFDSQLPALLAAIIAMGMLNASVEEVNGLPVGLTYVTGALSRFGRGLGRWMLGERRSGWRVQLVPWSGMFIGAILGAVLEHHLGLKAMFVSGVLAAVIGLLSLRIPRRWQLGYMPR, from the coding sequence ATGCTGCCTTCCGCCTCGACTCACCGGGCCAGTCCCGGCCATCTGCACACGCAGAAATGGCGTGGCCGCGTGGGCCTGGCGCTGGTGGCCAGCCTGTCGGTGCTGGCCGGAATGACCGACGCCATCGGCTTTATGGCCAGCGGCGACTTCGTCTCGTTCATGAGCGGCAACACCACACGGCTGGCGGTGGCGATCAGTGATGGCGATCTCGGGCTTACCGGGCGCCTGGTGATTCTCATCGCAACCTTTATTGTCGGAAATGCCTTGGGTGTACTCGTCGCACGTCTCGGCGGACGACGCGCGCTGCCGCTTCTGCTATGTATCGCCACCCTGCTCTGCGCGGCGGCGGCCTGGCCGTTTGACTCGCAACTGCCGGCACTGCTGGCGGCGATCATCGCGATGGGCATGCTCAATGCGTCGGTCGAAGAGGTGAATGGTCTGCCGGTCGGTCTGACCTATGTCACCGGTGCATTGTCACGGTTCGGCCGTGGACTGGGCCGATGGATGCTCGGCGAGCGGCGCAGTGGCTGGCGCGTGCAACTGGTGCCGTGGAGCGGGATGTTTATCGGCGCGATTCTTGGCGCAGTGCTGGAACATCACTTGGGGCTCAAGGCGATGTTCGTCAGTGGTGTGCTGGCGGCGGTCATCGGGCTGCTCTCTCTGAGAATCCCCCGGCGCTGGCAACTCGGCTACATGCCACGCTGA
- the tusD gene encoding sulfurtransferase complex subunit TusD, whose amino-acid sequence MKFAIALFSAAHAPSSRRALLFAQAALAGGHEIVRLFFYQDGVYNASDAVVTPQDELDLPKQWRAFISEQQLDGVVCIAAALRRGVLNEEEAKRYQRDAMSVSAPWELSGLGQMHDAVQDADRLICFGGA is encoded by the coding sequence ATGAAGTTCGCCATTGCGCTGTTTTCCGCCGCTCATGCGCCCTCCTCGCGCCGTGCCCTGCTGTTTGCTCAGGCTGCGCTGGCCGGTGGGCATGAGATTGTCCGGCTGTTTTTCTATCAGGACGGCGTCTACAACGCCTCCGATGCGGTAGTCACCCCGCAGGACGAACTGGACTTGCCCAAGCAGTGGCGCGCCTTCATCAGCGAGCAGCAACTGGACGGTGTGGTGTGCATCGCCGCCGCCCTGCGCCGCGGGGTGTTGAATGAGGAAGAAGCCAAGCGCTATCAGCGTGATGCTATGTCCGTCAGCGCACCGTGGGAATTGTCCGGCCTCGGCCAGATGCATGACGCGGTGCAAGACGCTGACCGCCTGATCTGTTTCGGAGGCGCGTGA
- the tusC gene encoding sulfurtransferase complex subunit TusC — MAKSLLIISRQSPWSGPGAREALDIVLAGGAFDLPIGLLFLDDGVLQLAAGQNAKALQQKDLSANLQALPMFGVEELFYCADSASSRGLNTLSLDEAKPLTAEQITALIDRYDQVITL, encoded by the coding sequence ATGGCCAAATCCCTGTTGATCATCAGCCGCCAATCGCCATGGTCCGGCCCCGGCGCCCGCGAAGCGCTGGACATCGTACTGGCCGGCGGTGCCTTCGATCTGCCGATCGGTCTGCTGTTTCTCGATGACGGCGTGCTGCAACTGGCCGCCGGGCAAAATGCCAAGGCCCTGCAACAGAAAGACCTGAGCGCCAACCTGCAAGCGCTGCCAATGTTCGGCGTTGAAGAGCTGTTCTATTGTGCCGACAGCGCCTCCAGCCGTGGCCTGAATACCCTGTCGCTGGATGAAGCAAAACCGCTCACCGCCGAGCAAATCACCGCCCTTATTGACCGCTACGACCAGGTGATCACCCTCTGA
- the tusB gene encoding sulfurtransferase complex subunit TusB, which yields MSTLHVLSHSPFGDDRLTSCLRVIGSADALLLSGDAVYALQPGTAPLATLQTRQVKLFVLAEDAQARAVDVPDWAEAIDYPAFVELSIHHDKVNSWL from the coding sequence ATGTCGACTTTGCATGTGTTGTCTCATTCCCCGTTCGGCGACGATCGCCTGACAAGCTGCCTGCGCGTGATCGGCAGTGCCGACGCGTTGCTGCTATCCGGTGACGCGGTATATGCCTTGCAGCCGGGCACCGCGCCGCTCGCCACGCTGCAAACCCGACAAGTAAAACTGTTCGTGTTGGCGGAAGATGCACAAGCCCGCGCCGTAGACGTTCCCGACTGGGCCGAAGCCATCGACTATCCGGCCTTTGTCGAACTGTCGATCCACCACGACAAGGTCAACAGCTGGCTATGA
- a CDS encoding TusE/DsrC/DsvC family sulfur relay protein — MNSMTVGARAIELDKDGFLVDLSDWSHDVASALAAAEDIELTPDHWEVLELLRSFYDEFQLSPATRPLIKYTALKLGPDKGNSLHLNRLFKGTPAKLAAKLAGLPKPTNCL; from the coding sequence ATGAATTCCATGACCGTCGGCGCCCGTGCCATCGAACTGGACAAGGACGGCTTCCTGGTCGACCTCAGCGACTGGTCACACGACGTCGCCAGCGCCCTGGCCGCCGCCGAAGATATCGAATTGACCCCCGACCACTGGGAGGTCCTCGAACTGCTGCGCAGTTTCTACGATGAGTTCCAACTGTCCCCGGCCACTCGGCCGCTGATCAAATACACCGCGCTGAAACTCGGCCCGGACAAAGGCAACAGCCTGCACCTGAACCGACTGTTCAAAGGCACCCCTGCCAAACTCGCCGCAAAACTGGCGGGCCTGCCCAAACCGACGAATTGTCTATGA